One genomic segment of Candidatus Methanoperedens sp. includes these proteins:
- the fen gene encoding flap endonuclease-1, which yields MGVDLGDLFEKKEVELSDLKGRVIAIDAYNTLYQFLSIIRQRDGMPLIDSHGEITSHLSGFLYRTTNLIEEGIKPVFVFDGAPPQFKNTTIEARKKVRIEAAKRWEEARDTGDENALKYAQASSHIKGNMVDDAKRLLGLMGLPVVQAPSEGEAQAAFIVQNKEAYAVGSQDYDALLFGAPFVVRNLAVTGKRKLPGKSVYLDVKPEIIDLENGLHKLEISRKQLVDIAILVGTDYNEGIKGIGPKKALKSIKRHGRIEGVLAELNADIKGLAEIRELFLNPDVTRDYELKWKKPDAAAITDFLCREHDFSQERVSKAVERLLDASDQGQQTLEKWF from the coding sequence ATGGGGGTTGACCTCGGGGATCTTTTTGAGAAAAAAGAAGTAGAGCTTTCAGATCTAAAAGGAAGAGTCATCGCCATAGACGCGTACAACACCCTTTACCAATTCCTGAGCATAATCCGCCAGCGGGATGGCATGCCGCTCATAGACTCGCACGGCGAAATAACCTCACATCTCTCGGGGTTCTTATACAGGACAACGAATCTCATCGAAGAGGGTATCAAACCGGTGTTCGTCTTCGACGGGGCTCCTCCTCAATTTAAAAATACGACCATCGAGGCAAGAAAAAAAGTCAGGATAGAAGCCGCGAAACGATGGGAAGAAGCCCGCGACACAGGAGATGAAAATGCGTTAAAATATGCCCAGGCATCATCTCACATAAAGGGAAATATGGTGGATGATGCCAAGAGACTTCTCGGATTAATGGGACTTCCGGTGGTCCAGGCGCCTTCCGAAGGCGAAGCGCAGGCTGCATTCATTGTGCAGAATAAAGAAGCATATGCGGTCGGCTCCCAGGATTATGACGCACTCCTATTCGGTGCACCTTTTGTCGTCAGGAACCTGGCTGTTACTGGAAAAAGAAAACTTCCCGGAAAAAGTGTATACCTCGATGTTAAACCTGAGATCATAGACCTTGAAAACGGGCTCCATAAACTTGAGATCTCAAGAAAGCAGCTTGTGGATATCGCCATCCTCGTAGGGACGGATTATAACGAAGGGATCAAAGGGATCGGGCCGAAGAAAGCACTAAAATCCATAAAAAGGCATGGCAGAATTGAAGGGGTGCTTGCTGAACTTAATGCCGATATCAAAGGGCTTGCAGAGATAAGAGAACTGTTCCTCAATCCCGACGTAACAAGGGATTATGAACTTAAATGGAAAAAACCCGATGCAGCAGCGATAACTGATTTCCTATGCCGGGAGCATGATTTCTCGCAGGAGCGCGTATCCAAAGCTGTGGAGCGCCTGCTTGATGCTTCCGACCAGGGCCAGCAGACGCTTGAGAAATGGTTTTAA
- the mdh gene encoding malate dehydrogenase, with protein MPKITIIGAGAVGATAAQRIAEKELGDVVLTDIVEGLPQGKALDLLEAGPLLGYDSKVTGTNDYRDIEGSDVVVITAGIARKPGMTREDLLKINTKIIKEVSQNIAEYAPDSIVITVTNPLDIMTYVTMKTTGFLPNRVFGMSGVLDSGRFATFISMELGCSVRDISAMVLGGHGDTMVPLPRFTTVSGVPITELMDEPSIQRLVDRTVNGGAEIVNLLKTGSAFYAPSAAVTRMVEAVVKDTKRILPVCAYLNGEYGKKNIYLGVPVRLGRRGIEGIIELDLNEGENKALERSAEAVTSGIASLKELSV; from the coding sequence ATGCCAAAAATCACAATAATCGGCGCAGGCGCAGTTGGCGCTACTGCCGCGCAAAGAATAGCGGAAAAAGAACTCGGGGACGTTGTACTGACTGATATCGTTGAGGGCTTACCGCAGGGCAAGGCCCTTGACCTCCTTGAAGCAGGGCCTCTTCTCGGATATGACTCAAAGGTGACAGGCACGAACGATTACAGGGATATAGAGGGCTCGGATGTGGTTGTTATCACGGCAGGCATTGCAAGAAAACCCGGAATGACCAGGGAAGACCTTCTGAAGATAAATACCAAAATAATCAAGGAGGTTTCGCAGAATATTGCAGAATATGCCCCGGATTCGATAGTTATTACGGTCACAAATCCGCTCGACATAATGACTTATGTCACAATGAAGACCACGGGCTTTCTGCCTAACAGGGTTTTCGGGATGAGCGGTGTCCTGGATTCGGGAAGGTTCGCCACTTTTATCTCGATGGAACTCGGCTGCTCCGTGCGTGATATAAGTGCGATGGTGCTGGGAGGGCATGGCGATACGATGGTTCCGCTTCCCAGGTTCACAACAGTATCAGGTGTTCCGATCACAGAATTAATGGATGAACCATCCATTCAGCGCCTTGTGGACAGGACTGTCAACGGCGGGGCGGAGATAGTCAATCTCCTGAAAACCGGAAGTGCCTTCTATGCGCCTTCCGCTGCTGTGACCAGAATGGTAGAGGCAGTGGTAAAGGATACTAAGAGGATCCTTCCCGTATGCGCCTATCTGAATGGCGAATATGGCAAAAAGAATATATATCTTGGGGTTCCAGTTAGGCTTGGAAGACGTGGTATAGAAGGGATAATTGAGTTAGATCTCAATGAAGGGGAGAATAAGGCTCTGGAAAGATCCGCAGAAGCTGTCACATCTGGAATAGCTTCTCTCAAAGAGCTGTCCGTATAG
- the truA gene encoding tRNA pseudouridine(38-40) synthase TruA — translation MRIALKVAYVGNDYHGFQVQPDVKTIEGEIFRALEEADIIENPHEANYIAAGRTDKGVHALGQVIAFDTDNPDVAIPRAINSNLPSTIWTWARAEVPSDFDPRRDALNREYKYIMCGKYNISVLRNASKLLKGVHDFSNFATPDKERTNVCKIEKIKMRVEREFTIMEISANYFLWHMVRKIATAMKMIGCGSRDIAWLEQMLDPAEFSEGLEPAPAYGLVFKNIEYQEITWVEDAYAKKVISENLGEQFLWHGVMAEMLREFKESMTV, via the coding sequence ATGCGGATTGCTCTAAAAGTTGCCTACGTCGGCAATGACTATCACGGTTTTCAGGTCCAGCCCGATGTAAAAACCATTGAAGGGGAAATTTTCAGGGCGCTTGAAGAGGCAGACATAATAGAAAATCCTCATGAAGCCAACTATATTGCGGCGGGGCGGACCGACAAAGGTGTTCACGCGCTCGGCCAGGTGATAGCATTCGATACCGATAATCCCGATGTTGCAATACCAAGGGCCATCAACAGTAACCTTCCATCTACGATCTGGACATGGGCAAGAGCAGAGGTCCCATCGGATTTTGACCCGCGCCGGGATGCCCTGAACCGGGAATACAAGTATATCATGTGCGGGAAATATAATATATCCGTTCTTCGGAACGCATCAAAGCTCCTGAAAGGTGTGCATGATTTCTCCAATTTTGCCACCCCGGATAAGGAAAGGACGAACGTATGCAAAATAGAAAAGATAAAGATGAGAGTGGAACGGGAATTCACGATCATGGAGATAAGCGCAAACTATTTTCTCTGGCATATGGTAAGAAAAATAGCAACAGCTATGAAAATGATTGGCTGCGGGTCAAGGGATATTGCGTGGCTTGAACAGATGCTCGATCCGGCAGAGTTCAGTGAAGGTCTTGAGCCAGCTCCGGCGTACGGGCTTGTTTTCAAAAATATCGAGTACCAGGAAATAACATGGGTTGAGGATGCTTACGCCAAAAAAGTAATCTCTGAGAATCTCGGGGAGCAATTCTTATGGCATGGGGTTATGGCTGAAATGCTCAGAGAATTTAAGGAAAGCATGACCGTATAG
- a CDS encoding TRM11 family methyltransferase translates to MLLAFELSGEHRTIPGSEVIACLGALKADFQIHLALDACLIIDLKNNADKIIEILSKRLSMTHHIIKVLNIGGPGEEDIVESVNRSFIDFNGTYSIRVKRVREYSGINTELMEQRLGGIFYRRGARADLRNPELQFRILLTEDKSVFGYIAGSIDRGAYDARKPHYKPFFYPGVLMPRVARALVNIARPDGNLFDPFCGTGGILVEAGLAGMEVIGGDMQRKLLLGAKMNLDYYNVSYSLMYQDACRLALRDESVDAVVTDPPYGRSAAIKAESLQHLLLSSLREIHRVLKKEKRAVFISERPVDDFAIEAGFTIVEVHQQRVHRSLTRRICVLEK, encoded by the coding sequence ATGTTGCTGGCTTTTGAACTTTCAGGTGAGCACAGAACCATTCCGGGATCTGAGGTTATTGCGTGCCTTGGAGCATTGAAAGCTGATTTTCAGATTCATCTCGCACTCGATGCTTGTTTGATAATCGACCTGAAAAATAATGCCGATAAAATCATTGAAATTCTCTCAAAAAGGCTCTCGATGACCCATCATATCATCAAAGTCCTGAACATAGGCGGGCCGGGTGAGGAAGATATTGTAGAATCTGTGAATAGATCGTTCATAGACTTTAATGGGACATACAGTATCCGGGTCAAGCGTGTGAGAGAATACTCCGGGATAAATACGGAATTGATGGAGCAGCGATTGGGTGGGATTTTTTACAGGAGAGGGGCTCGTGCCGACCTTAGAAATCCAGAATTACAGTTCAGGATACTTCTCACAGAAGATAAAAGCGTTTTCGGATATATTGCCGGCTCGATTGACAGGGGGGCTTACGATGCCAGAAAACCCCATTATAAGCCGTTTTTTTATCCCGGCGTCCTGATGCCGAGGGTTGCCCGTGCCCTTGTGAACATAGCAAGGCCGGATGGGAATTTGTTCGATCCTTTCTGCGGGACAGGAGGCATACTCGTTGAGGCAGGGCTTGCTGGTATGGAAGTGATCGGAGGGGATATGCAGAGAAAATTGCTGCTAGGCGCCAAAATGAACCTGGACTATTATAATGTCAGTTATTCTCTTATGTACCAGGATGCGTGCCGCCTCGCGCTCCGCGATGAGAGCGTGGATGCGGTTGTCACCGATCCACCATACGGCAGGTCAGCGGCTATCAAAGCAGAATCGCTTCAGCACCTGCTTCTATCTTCATTAAGAGAGATACACAGGGTTTTGAAGAAAGAAAAAAGGGCAGTTTTTATTTCGGAACGTCCGGTGGATGATTTCGCGATAGAGGCGGGTTTCACAATTGTCGAGGTTCACCAGCAGAGAGTGCACAGGAGTCTTACAAGGCGGATATGCGTTCTTGAAAAGTAG